The genomic stretch GATGAAGCCGAGGCACCAGTCCCATTCGGTGTCAGTCAGGTCGCGATAGGCGTGAGTGGACTGGATTTCGCTCCGCATCGCGTCCGGCTCGAAGGGCTCGCCAATGGCGCAGGTGACGAGGTGCTGGACGAGCACGTCGAGCGGCTTGAGCAGGGGGCGGCGGGCCTCGATGTGGCGGGCGCGGGCGGCGTCGCGAGCGGCTGCGAATTCCACCAGCTCCATTGCGTGGGTGGGCACTCCGAGCACCCGGGAGACCTTTCCCGGCTGGTGGCCCGAGCGACCGGCGCGCTGGAGCAGGCGGGCGATCCCCTTCGGCGAGCCGACCTGGATGACTTGATCGACCGGCGAGAAGTCCACCCCCAGATCAAGCGACGAGGTGCAGACGACGCAGCGCAGCCGGCCCTCGCGGAGGCCTTGCTCGACCTTTTCCCGCTCGGCGCGATCCAGCGAGCCGTGGTGCATGGCCATCACCTCGGCCCAATCCGGCTTGAGCGACAGCAGCTCTTGGAACCACAGCTCGGTCTGGGAGCGGGTGTTGGTGAAGAGCAGGGTGGACCTGGCCTTTTCCAACTCCCGCACCACTTGCTTTGCGAGGCGGGTGCCGAGGTGGCCGGACCACGGGAAGCGGTCGATTTCCTTCGGAATGAGGGTGTCGATGCGGATCTCCTTTTTCAGGTCCGCGGAGACGGTGACTGCGCCTTCGGCGGCGGTGCCAAGCAGGACCTCGCGGGCCTCATCGAGGTTTCCGAGGGTGGCGGAGAGGCCCCAGATCCGGAGTTCGGGAAACCAAGCTCGCAGGCGGGCGAGGCACAGCTCGGTCTGGACGCCGCGCTTGGTGCCGAGCAGCTCGTGCCATTCGTCCACGATCACGGCGCGGAGCCCGGCGAGCTTTTGGCGAGTGTCGTCGTGCGTGAGCATCAGCGACAGGCTTTCCGGCGTGGTGACGAGGCCGAAGGGCAAGCGCTTTCTGAGCCGGGCGCGGATGGCGGACGAGGTGTCGCCGGTGCGGGCTTCCACCGGAAGCTGCGGCGCGAGGATTTCCAGAGGTTCGCGGAGGGAGCGGAGGGTGTCTTGGGCGAGGGCCCGGAGGGGGGTCAGCCAGACGACCGAGCAACCGTCCGGCTTCTCCTTGAGGGCCTCGGCGACCGGCCCGAGCCACACTGCGAGGGTTTTCCCTTGGCCGGTGGGGGCGTGGAGCAGGCCGGATTTGCCGGCGGCGTAGGCTTTCCACGTTTCCTTCTGAAAAGGAAACGACCTCCAGCCGCGCTGCTTGAAGAAGGGCTGGAGGGGATCGGTGGGCATTGGTGGGCGTCAAAAAGGGCACCCATCCATCCGGGATGCGGTGCCCTGGGAATCAGCACGGGGAACCGGCCGCCGCAAGTGCCGGTTACTTGCTCAATGCTGCTGCGGAGGCGACGCCCGCGATGATCACGAGGACAAAACCGACCAACATCAGTCCCAAGGAAATCAGGAGCACGATGCCGACGAATTTCCAGAAGCCGCGCTGTTCTTCGAGCGCCTGTTCGAGATCCGCGGCAGACCGGGTGGACATGAGGCGCAGGATCGAGGTGCCGTATTTCCAGAGCTTCACCGCAGGGAAAAGATACATCAGGGACATCGCGATGTAGAACAGCCCGACGACGGTCTGGATCCAGCCGAGTCCGGCAGCGGCGGAGCGGCTCATGCCGCCGATGGCACCGCCGGCAATCATCATCAGGCCGGCGAGGATCATGAAGCCCGCGAAGACGAATCCCATCACGGAACACAGCCGGACCCATGGCTTGGTGCCATTGAGAGCCTGGATGACGCCAGGCGAGACTTGGCCGGTGGCGGTGGGGTAGGTGCTGCCGTAGGCGCCGGTCTGATAGGGATTGTCCATGATGCGGCCTATCAACCTTAACCGGGCACAAATGCCAAGCCGAGTTTGTTAGTCCGGCTTGGGCTCCCGGAGGACGACCGGGATCGGGTCCATCGACTTGCCGCCGGCGAGCACGCGGTGCGGGAAGGGGATTTCAATTCCTTCACGGTCGAAGGCTTCCTTGAGCCGCAGCGGCAGCTCGTTTTTCACCTTCAACACGTCCTCCTTGATCGTCCACGCGCCGATCATGAAGTTGAGCGACGACTCGCCGAAGCCGTTGAACACGATGATCGTCTCCGGTTCATCGAGCACCGCGGGATGGTCGTCGGCCACCCCGCGCAGCACCCGCATCACCCGGTCGATCGACTCGGTGTAGGCCACGCCGATGGTCAGGTCGATGCGCCGGATCGGGTAGCGGGTCACCGTCACCACCGTGTTCTTTACCAGCATCTCGTTCGGGACCCGCACCGAGCGGTTGTCGAAGGTTCGCAGCGTGAGCGCCATCAGGCCGATCTCCTCGACGGTGCCGGTGATGTTTCCGACCTCGATGATGTCGCCCTTTTCAAAGGGGCGCTCGCCGACGATGAACAGGCCGGAGATGAGGTTCGACAGCGAGGTCTGAGAGGCGAAACCAATCGCCACGCCGGCGATGCCCGCGGCGCCGAGCACGGCGGCCAGATTGAAGCCGAACTCCTGTAGCACTGCTACCAGCACCATCAGGTAGCCGCCGTAGCGGACGATCCGCGCCAGCAAGTCGCCGCCTTGCTGGCCCAGCCGGTGGCGCAGCAACCGCGACAGGACCCCCGAGACCAGCAGGACCAGCGGGATGCCGGTCACCGCAATGATCAGCGCCTTGGCCATCCGCTGGTAAGACGGATTGTCCCAGAACTCCCCAATCAGGTCGGCCAACATCAGTCGTGCGGGTGAGTGACTCCGAGGAAGGTGGAAAACGCCTCCTTCAGCATGCTGCGCCGCACCCGGCCGAGCCGCGGTGCGGTGAGCTCCACGCCACCGGTCGCTTCGCCGAACGGCTTGCTGGCAAAGGTGACGCCGCTCAGCGAATCGTCCTTCTCGCCGGTGCGGATGCGGGCGTGATTTGACCACAGCCGGCCGTAGTGCTCGAAGACCGACAGGTGACCGGTTTCGTAAAACAGCCTCTCGAAGGGCCGTGAGTGCGAGCCGGAATTGGCGATCTCGATGGTCGAGATGATCGACATCTCCTGCCAGTCTTCCGGCACGAATTGGCGGCGGGCCCGCGTCTTGACCGAGTAGCAGAGGGTGCCGGAGATCGGCGTGCCGTGCCACGTGTTGGAAGGCGGATCGCTGGGCCACGCGTTGAGCCGTTCATACTGGCCCTCGCTGTGGGCGTTCAGTTCGATGAAGGCGGGAATGCCCACGTAGAACGTGGCCCGGGCGCGCGGCGAAAGGTTCAGCGGCGAACGCGGGCGGATGATCACCGGGCGATCCGGGAAAACCGGACGGAAGCGCAGCTTCACGTCTTTCTCGCCGCGATCCCAGCGCTGCCAGGGCAGGTCGTCCGGCGGCATTTTGGCGTCGATCAGGCAGTCGCATTGCGAGCCGTAGAGAGGGGCGACCCGCCATTCTTCCAAGATGCTCAGCACCACCAGCGTGAGGTTGCCGAAATTCGCGCACAACCACTCGCCGTCCTGCAGAGTCCGTTCGTGCCAGCGTTCGGTGGCGGCCATGGCGTGACGATGAAAAGGCGAGCGCCGTGCGGCAATGCCGAATCGTCCCTGCCGTGGATCAACCTCCGACGCGGACTACGCGCCAGAACCGTTTTGGCCCGGCGGAAAAGGAAATTGTGCGGACCGTGGTGCCGCGATTCACCCGTCCTGTCAGGTTTGTACCCACCGGTAGCCAATCGTCGAGTTTGGTGCCGGATTCGACGCGGTAGGTGCTGCCGGGATTGCTTTGCCACTCAAGCTCGGCGGTCGTCGCGGCAAGGGAAAAGCCCACCAACTCGAAATCGCCATTGTTCACGTGGATCGCGCCGATCGCGTCGAGGTCGAAGCCGCCGCTGCCGACCACCGGGTAAGGATCGTAGATCGGGCGGTTGTTGCTATCCTTCGTCGTGCCGCTTCCGATGATGTCGATGATCTTCACGAAGGCCACGCGCTGCTTGTCGAACTGGGGCGAGTCGGGGAGTGCGGCGAGATCGAAGGGGGTCCCGAAGCCTGCCTTGTATTTGCTGGCGAGGCCATTGATGTTTGTTGCCTCCATGTTGCTGGCAAGGGGGCCTACAACGCCGGGGGTCAATGAGGCATTCGGGAAGCGGAAAAAGTTCACGCCATCGCTTGAGACCTCCACGAAGGCAAGTTCCAGGAAGCCGTGACTGATAGAGTTCTCGAAGATCGCGAAA from Luteolibacter arcticus encodes the following:
- a CDS encoding mechanosensitive ion channel family protein, giving the protein MLADLIGEFWDNPSYQRMAKALIIAVTGIPLVLLVSGVLSRLLRHRLGQQGGDLLARIVRYGGYLMVLVAVLQEFGFNLAAVLGAAGIAGVAIGFASQTSLSNLISGLFIVGERPFEKGDIIEVGNITGTVEEIGLMALTLRTFDNRSVRVPNEMLVKNTVVTVTRYPIRRIDLTIGVAYTESIDRVMRVLRGVADDHPAVLDEPETIIVFNGFGESSLNFMIGAWTIKEDVLKVKNELPLRLKEAFDREGIEIPFPHRVLAGGKSMDPIPVVLREPKPD
- a CDS encoding DUF432 domain-containing protein codes for the protein MAATERWHERTLQDGEWLCANFGNLTLVVLSILEEWRVAPLYGSQCDCLIDAKMPPDDLPWQRWDRGEKDVKLRFRPVFPDRPVIIRPRSPLNLSPRARATFYVGIPAFIELNAHSEGQYERLNAWPSDPPSNTWHGTPISGTLCYSVKTRARRQFVPEDWQEMSIISTIEIANSGSHSRPFERLFYETGHLSVFEHYGRLWSNHARIRTGEKDDSLSGVTFASKPFGEATGGVELTAPRLGRVRRSMLKEAFSTFLGVTHPHD
- a CDS encoding ligase-associated DNA damage response DEXH box helicase, whose translation is MPTDPLQPFFKQRGWRSFPFQKETWKAYAAGKSGLLHAPTGQGKTLAVWLGPVAEALKEKPDGCSVVWLTPLRALAQDTLRSLREPLEILAPQLPVEARTGDTSSAIRARLRKRLPFGLVTTPESLSLMLTHDDTRQKLAGLRAVIVDEWHELLGTKRGVQTELCLARLRAWFPELRIWGLSATLGNLDEAREVLLGTAAEGAVTVSADLKKEIRIDTLIPKEIDRFPWSGHLGTRLAKQVVRELEKARSTLLFTNTRSQTELWFQELLSLKPDWAEVMAMHHGSLDRAEREKVEQGLREGRLRCVVCTSSLDLGVDFSPVDQVIQVGSPKGIARLLQRAGRSGHQPGKVSRVLGVPTHAMELVEFAAARDAARARHIEARRPLLKPLDVLVQHLVTCAIGEPFEPDAMRSEIQSTHAYRDLTDTEWDWCLGFISSGGRALAAYPRYRKARVENGRFTVDDKRLIQQHRMSIGTISADAHVSVRFASGQTLGTVEEGFISRLKPGNLLIFAGRKLELVRFHQRIATVRAAKRDAKGNVAIWGGNKMPLSTELAHAMAARLRGEGPASPEMKAVAPILEIQRRWSALPDDRTLLVEHTRSKGSEHLFVYPLAGRLVHEGLGALMAYRLRLNQSVAVTQNDYGFCLTATRGLHLSEEIIRLNLSIENLLEDVIACLNTAELARRQFHQVARVAGLILQQLPGRQQQGQRELQSSSRLLFEVLERYDPNNLLLLQSQREILEKQLEFSRLRESLLDLQQRPIRLIETPHLTPMAFPLWAEQFFATMPAGDPAHQFEQMLQELEQAANK
- a CDS encoding DUF5362 family protein — protein: MDNPYQTGAYGSTYPTATGQVSPGVIQALNGTKPWVRLCSVMGFVFAGFMILAGLMMIAGGAIGGMSRSAAAGLGWIQTVVGLFYIAMSLMYLFPAVKLWKYGTSILRLMSTRSAADLEQALEEQRGFWKFVGIVLLISLGLMLVGFVLVIIAGVASAAALSK